A genomic segment from Candidatus Methylomirabilota bacterium encodes:
- a CDS encoding TRAP transporter small permease, whose amino-acid sequence MRRSLRLVVRLCEWWSVLLLFLMVAIVVVGVFYRYVLDASLAWYDEFASYLLVWLTFYGAVVVSYHRRQISFETLAESLGPRGRRAVMIVAELLVLAFQVILTYYGWVALDAMAFDIAVSIPWVRMTWIYSVLPISGALMLLISVLQLADLVRGAPPAPPAPAVHRTAE is encoded by the coding sequence ATGAGGCGGTCGCTCCGGCTGGTGGTGCGGCTCTGCGAGTGGTGGAGCGTGCTCCTCCTGTTCCTCATGGTGGCGATCGTCGTCGTCGGCGTGTTCTACCGGTACGTCCTCGACGCCTCGCTCGCCTGGTATGACGAGTTCGCCTCCTACCTCCTGGTCTGGCTGACCTTCTACGGGGCGGTGGTGGTGTCCTACCATCGCCGACAGATCAGCTTCGAGACGCTGGCCGAGAGCCTCGGCCCGCGGGGCCGCCGGGCGGTCATGATCGTGGCCGAGCTCCTGGTCCTCGCCTTTCAGGTCATCCTGACCTACTACGGCTGGGTGGCGCTGGACGCGATGGCCTTCGACATCGCGGTCTCCATCCCGTGGGTCCGCATGACCTGGATCTACAGCGTGCTTCCCATCAGCGGCGCCCTCATGCTGCTGATCAGCGTCCTCCAGCTCGCCGATCTGGTCCGCGGGGCGCCGCCGGCTCCGCCGGCGCCCGCCGTGCACCGCACGGCCGAGTGA